One window of Aggregicoccus sp. 17bor-14 genomic DNA carries:
- the lpoB gene encoding penicillin-binding protein activator LpoB, with translation MKTRILSASFAAAVALSLTACGGPRAYTRGTYEDPNTIEMLSDQFNENDLQLIAKKMVNSLTSSQRFAQDASRPIVVVGRMRNKTSEHIDMSSLADKIQTQLQQSGRFRLLDKAAREDIAEEYEYQGSGYVDPNAAKGPGAQVSADFIMTGEIASIVQEVGRDKLVYYKMTVKLNDIKTGIVEWTDEKEIRKKFEKKSIGY, from the coding sequence ATGAAGACCCGAATCCTCAGCGCCTCCTTCGCCGCCGCCGTCGCCCTCTCGCTCACCGCCTGCGGAGGCCCGCGCGCCTACACCCGCGGTACCTACGAGGACCCGAACACCATCGAGATGCTCTCGGATCAGTTCAACGAGAACGATCTGCAGCTCATCGCCAAGAAGATGGTGAACTCGCTCACCAGCTCCCAGCGCTTCGCGCAGGACGCCTCCCGCCCCATCGTGGTGGTGGGCCGCATGCGCAACAAGACCAGCGAGCACATCGACATGAGCTCGCTCGCGGACAAGATCCAGACCCAGCTCCAGCAGTCCGGCCGCTTCCGGCTCCTGGACAAGGCCGCCCGCGAGGACATCGCCGAGGAGTACGAGTACCAGGGCAGCGGCTACGTGGACCCCAACGCCGCCAAGGGCCCCGGCGCCCAGGTCAGCGCGGACTTCATCATGACCGGTGAGATCGCCTCGATCGTGCAGGAGGTCGGCCGCGACAAGCTCGTCTATTACAAGATGACGGTGAAGCTGAACGACATCAAGACGGGCATCGTCGAGTGGACGGACGAGAAGGAGATCCGCAAGAAGTTCGAGAAGAAGTCCATCGGCTACTAG
- a CDS encoding COG3014 family protein — protein sequence MPSLPSLRRQPPCWRALALALGTLLLSGCAGNYVSRTAGVRQAYEREDYAKAIQQLDDLQAKEKESPKQQDRLLLLMDRGMVLHAAGRWAESIQVLAEADRVASELDITSLSEEAKTLVANERERAYRGEDFEKLMISVLQALNYAQLGQDEDALVEVRRVNERLEKMVRDEKKPYQQLAIARYLGGMLYEDQGEWDSAYIDYARALELEPGLGPLAEPVLRLAKRTGRTDEYEKLVEHFPDLPHAPLGPDEGQVVVVVETGLSPEKQSQDRNANGSSGEGELIAVPVYVDRGLPPRAQVSVVDADAGAGRGNAEAQTATTVTSISSVAKVNLEDRVGRMLLKQVAGVAVKAGLAGAAGAATKSKEVAALTFLVLNAFNAPDLRSWLSLPAEFQLARFRLPSGKHTLQVDVGGRTRRVAVEVKPRRVATVVVRRP from the coding sequence ATGCCGTCTCTCCCCAGCCTGCGCCGCCAGCCCCCCTGCTGGCGCGCGCTCGCGCTCGCTCTGGGCACGCTGCTGCTCTCGGGCTGCGCGGGCAACTACGTGTCCCGCACGGCCGGGGTGCGCCAGGCGTACGAGCGCGAGGACTACGCGAAGGCCATCCAGCAGCTGGACGACCTGCAGGCGAAGGAGAAGGAGAGCCCCAAGCAGCAGGACCGCCTGCTGCTCTTGATGGACCGCGGGATGGTGCTGCACGCGGCCGGCAGGTGGGCCGAGAGCATCCAGGTCCTCGCCGAGGCGGACCGGGTGGCGAGCGAGCTGGACATCACCTCCCTCTCCGAGGAGGCGAAGACGCTCGTCGCCAACGAGCGCGAGCGCGCCTACCGGGGCGAGGACTTCGAGAAGCTGATGATCTCGGTGCTCCAGGCGCTCAACTACGCGCAGCTGGGGCAGGACGAGGACGCGCTCGTCGAGGTGCGCCGGGTGAACGAGCGCCTCGAGAAGATGGTGCGCGACGAGAAGAAGCCCTACCAGCAGCTCGCCATCGCGCGCTACCTGGGCGGCATGCTCTACGAGGACCAGGGCGAGTGGGACTCCGCGTACATCGACTACGCCCGCGCGCTCGAGCTCGAGCCCGGCCTCGGGCCCCTCGCCGAGCCCGTGCTGCGGCTCGCGAAGCGGACCGGCCGCACGGACGAGTACGAGAAGCTCGTCGAGCACTTCCCCGACCTGCCCCACGCCCCGCTGGGGCCCGACGAGGGCCAGGTGGTAGTGGTGGTGGAGACGGGGCTCTCGCCGGAGAAGCAGTCCCAGGACCGCAACGCCAACGGCAGCTCGGGCGAGGGCGAGCTCATCGCGGTGCCGGTGTACGTGGACCGCGGCCTGCCGCCGCGCGCCCAGGTCTCCGTGGTCGATGCCGATGCCGGTGCCGGCCGCGGCAACGCCGAGGCGCAGACCGCCACCACCGTGACCTCCATCTCCAGCGTCGCGAAGGTGAACCTGGAGGACCGCGTCGGGCGCATGCTGCTCAAGCAGGTGGCAGGCGTGGCGGTGAAGGCGGGGCTCGCGGGCGCCGCGGGCGCGGCGACGAAGAGCAAGGAGGTGGCTGCGCTCACCTTCCTCGTGCTCAACGCCTTCAACGCCCCGGACCTGCGCTCCTGGCTCAGCCTCCCGGCCGAGTTCCAGCTCGCGCGCTTCCGCCTCCCCTCGGGAAAGCACACCCTGCAGGTGGACGTGGGCGGCCGCACCCGGAGGGTGGCGGTGGAGGTCAAGCCCCGCCGCGTCGCCACCGTCGTCGTGCGCCGGCCGTAG